The following are from one region of the Planctomycetia bacterium genome:
- the rpmJ gene encoding 50S ribosomal protein L36: protein MKIRASVKRVCENCKIVRRRGVVFVVCQNPRHKQRQG from the coding sequence ATGAAGATTCGCGCCAGCGTCAAAAGAGTCTGCGAAAACTGCAAAATCGTTCGCCGCCGCGGCGTGGTGTTCGTCGTGTGCCAAAATCCGCGTCACAAGCAGCGCCAGGGCTAG